Genomic DNA from Peribacillus simplex NBRC 15720 = DSM 1321:
TACCATGATCGCTTAAACCATTGTTAATCCACCATTTACGGAAAGAGTTTGCCCCGTAATATACCCTGCATCTTCCGAAACGAAATAGGCAACAGCACTGGCAATATCCTCTGGTTGTGCTAGCCGGCGGAATGGAATCGCTTTTTCCAAGGCGCCTGCTATACCTTCATTATAAGAGCCTATTTCTTGAAATAGGGGCGTATCAGCAGGACCTGGCGCAATACAATTGATGTTTTGTAAAAGTATACAACGCACTACCAGGGAGTTTTTCACTGATCACTTGAGTGATAAGGCCTTCCGTTAACAAACCAGGTACAATCGGCTTGCTGAAATTACTTTTCCATGCTTCTTTATTCACTTGATAAATCGGACTGTAATCTTTTGTTAATTCATTACATAATTTTACGTCAGATTCATTAAATGTCCTTTGCATACTAGCAACCTGTCCGATGAACAAATCATTGATTGTTAAACTCATAACACCGCTCCTTGTTTTTTTAGAATATTCAATTTTAATATATTACTAACTATACATAACTTTCCAATCAAATACTATAAAATGGGAGTTCATT
This window encodes:
- a CDS encoding SDR family NAD(P)-dependent oxidoreductase, with protein sequence MKNSLVVRCILLQNINCIAPGPADTPLFQEIGSYNEGIAGALEKAIPFRRLAQPEDIASAVAYFVSEDAGYITGQTLSVNGGLTMV